One genomic segment of Kiritimatiella glycovorans includes these proteins:
- a CDS encoding sucrose synthase, with the protein MFDELKAYVEQHRHLVYQWLKHLLSLEKSHLLRTELIDGFDEVTGSESMHELRGTPLHDMLVDAQEAVAREGWLYLAIRPAIAEWHYLRLQVDSVICEEIGVREFLQFKERLVEPREEEDQWALELDLSPFERGFPRMKEVSSIGHGVEFLNRQLSFSLFKEHRERLLDFLKLHQYSGVQLMLNQQVSSLEQLQKAVRQTRRFLKWEHDDAEWADFVDRLPVKVFEPGWGRTAKQVHEMMGLLLEILESPAPDTLAEFLSRVPMVSRLAILSPHGYFGQSGVLGLPDTGGQVVYILDQVRALEKQMRHDLHEQGLDVEPRILVITRLIPEAGDTTCDQRLEPIIGTENAAILRVPFRTSNGEIVQEWISRFDIWPYLERFATDAGREMASEFGGKPDLIIGNYSDGNLVASLLSRRLGVTQCNIAHALEKTKYLYSALHWREHEENYHFSCQFTADLIAMNTADFIITSTFQEIAGTEEGTGQYESYHAFPMPGLYRVLSGVNVFDPRFNIVSPGADEDVYFPYTEKKRRLTRLHDEIETLIYGESGNGARGELADRDKPIIFAMARLDRIKNVPGLVEWYARNEDLQKEANLFLVSGNVDPGHTPDREQGDESRHMHRLFDEFELDDRVRWVNAMSDKNFNGELYRYVADRRGVFVQPARFEAFGLTVIEAMTSGLPVFATCYGGPLEIIEHGHSGFHIDPNHGEASSHLMADFFRKCREEPGHWDTLSKGAIKRVEEAYTWSLYASKMLSFARIYGFWKYITHLEHEETCRYLEMFYGLMYRRLAEQIEPHPPEEVPDTA; encoded by the coding sequence ATGTTTGATGAACTCAAGGCGTATGTGGAGCAGCATCGCCATCTGGTCTACCAGTGGCTCAAGCACCTGTTGAGTCTCGAAAAGTCGCACCTGCTCCGCACGGAGCTGATCGACGGTTTCGACGAGGTGACCGGCTCGGAGAGTATGCACGAGCTGCGGGGGACCCCGCTGCACGACATGCTGGTCGATGCGCAGGAGGCGGTGGCCCGCGAGGGGTGGCTCTATCTCGCCATCCGGCCCGCGATCGCGGAGTGGCATTACCTGCGGCTCCAGGTCGACAGCGTCATCTGCGAAGAGATCGGCGTGCGCGAGTTCCTCCAGTTCAAGGAGCGACTGGTCGAACCCCGCGAGGAAGAGGATCAGTGGGCCCTTGAACTCGACCTGTCCCCCTTCGAACGCGGATTTCCCCGCATGAAGGAAGTCTCGTCGATCGGGCACGGCGTGGAGTTTCTCAACCGCCAGCTCTCCTTCAGCCTGTTCAAGGAACACCGCGAACGGCTGCTCGATTTCCTGAAGCTTCACCAGTACAGCGGCGTTCAGCTCATGCTCAACCAGCAGGTCTCTTCGCTGGAGCAGCTCCAGAAGGCCGTCCGGCAGACCCGCCGTTTCCTTAAATGGGAGCACGACGATGCCGAGTGGGCTGATTTTGTCGACCGGCTTCCGGTGAAAGTCTTTGAACCCGGCTGGGGCCGTACGGCGAAGCAGGTCCACGAGATGATGGGACTGCTGCTCGAAATCCTCGAATCGCCGGCGCCGGACACGCTGGCGGAGTTTCTCAGCCGGGTGCCGATGGTCTCGCGCCTCGCGATCCTCAGCCCCCACGGCTATTTCGGCCAGTCCGGCGTACTGGGGCTGCCCGATACGGGCGGGCAGGTGGTGTATATTCTGGACCAGGTGCGCGCGCTCGAAAAACAGATGCGCCACGATCTCCATGAGCAGGGGCTGGACGTGGAACCCCGCATTCTCGTGATCACGCGCCTCATCCCTGAGGCCGGCGATACCACCTGCGATCAGCGGCTCGAGCCGATCATCGGGACCGAGAACGCGGCGATCCTCCGCGTCCCGTTCCGGACTTCGAACGGGGAGATCGTGCAGGAGTGGATCTCGCGGTTCGATATCTGGCCGTACCTCGAGCGGTTCGCCACCGACGCCGGGCGCGAAATGGCTTCGGAGTTCGGCGGGAAACCGGACCTGATCATCGGCAACTACTCCGACGGAAACCTGGTCGCCTCACTCCTGAGCCGGCGGCTGGGCGTTACCCAGTGCAACATCGCCCACGCGCTGGAGAAGACGAAATACCTCTATTCCGCGCTCCACTGGCGCGAACACGAGGAGAACTACCACTTCTCCTGCCAGTTCACCGCGGACCTGATCGCGATGAACACCGCCGACTTCATCATCACGTCGACGTTTCAGGAAATCGCCGGCACGGAGGAGGGTACGGGCCAGTACGAGAGCTATCACGCGTTCCCGATGCCCGGCCTCTACCGCGTGCTGAGCGGGGTCAACGTCTTCGATCCGCGCTTCAATATCGTGTCGCCCGGCGCCGATGAGGACGTCTACTTTCCCTATACGGAAAAGAAGCGCCGGCTGACCCGGCTTCACGATGAGATCGAAACCCTGATCTACGGGGAATCCGGAAACGGCGCGCGCGGCGAGCTGGCCGACCGCGATAAGCCGATCATCTTCGCCATGGCCCGGCTGGACCGGATCAAAAATGTGCCGGGACTCGTCGAGTGGTATGCCCGCAACGAGGACCTGCAGAAGGAGGCCAACCTCTTCCTCGTGTCGGGCAATGTGGACCCCGGTCACACGCCGGATCGCGAACAGGGCGATGAGAGCCGGCATATGCACCGGCTGTTCGACGAGTTCGAGCTGGATGACCGCGTACGGTGGGTCAACGCGATGTCGGACAAGAATTTCAACGGTGAACTGTACCGCTACGTCGCCGACCGGCGCGGAGTCTTCGTCCAGCCGGCGCGCTTCGAGGCGTTCGGCCTGACCGTGATCGAGGCGATGACGTCCGGCCTGCCCGTGTTCGCGACCTGCTACGGCGGCCCGCTCGAGATCATCGAACACGGACACTCGGGATTCCATATCGATCCCAACCACGGCGAGGCGTCGTCGCACCTCATGGCGGATTTCTTCCGTAAATGCCGCGAAGAGCCCGGGCACTGGGACACGCTCTCAAAAGGCGCCATCAAGCGGGTGGAGGAGGCCTACACCTGGTCGCTCTACGCCTCGAAGATGCTCTCGTTCGCGCGCATCTACGGGTTCTGGAAGTACATCACCCACCTCGAGCACGAGGAGACGTGCCGCTACCTGGAGATGTTCTACGGCCTGATGTACCGCCGGCTCGCAGAACAGATCGAGCCGCACCCGCCGGAAGAGGTGCCCGACACGGCCTGA
- a CDS encoding HAD-IIB family hydrolase — MSAKQSDGGLYIVMLSVHGLIRGHDLELGRDPDTGGQVTYVVELVRALAKHPEVGRVDLFTRQVADKRVGDEYAQPEEELSECARIVRIPCGPRRYLRKENLWPYLPVFVDHALGHFRRMGRLPDVVHGHYADAGYAGSQLARLLGVPFVFTGHSLGRIKRRRLLEQGADPEQIDRKYRFIERIEAEETALDTAALVCASTRQEVSEQYEEYDFYRPDTMEVIPPGVDLSRFRAPEENFRCRMEGEVERFLRDPEKPVILAMARPDERKNIETLVRAYGENEALREQANLLLILGNREDIRKFPAAQRKVLFQILYLIDYYDLYGHVAFPKQHDAEDVPNIYRMAARRRGVFVNPAWTEPFGLTLIEASASGLPIVATNDGGPRDIIAACRNGVLIDPFDPDALSEALLEAIGERRQWETWSKNGIKGSRETFSWESHVEHYLAEVRSLVKGEGRRGRISLRRRSRLPTIDRVLITDVDNTLTGDEEGCLELVRLLHDAGDYVGFGIATGRTRKSALKLLKEIGAPTPDILITSAGCNIYYGEDLRPDRSWHHHIDHYWNPDLVRAILDELPGIYPQKKGEQGRYKVSYTLDPEKGPSLKELRGLLRQRRLRVKVIFSLGMYLDILPIRASTGLAIRYLALKWGLPPERLLVAGDSGNDEEMLRGETLGVVVGNYSPELEGLRGAPRIYFAEASHARGIIEGLEHYRFLEEIVIPEEEGDTNV, encoded by the coding sequence TTGAGCGCGAAGCAATCGGACGGCGGGCTCTACATCGTCATGCTGAGCGTCCACGGTCTGATCCGCGGACACGATCTGGAACTCGGACGCGATCCCGATACGGGCGGGCAGGTGACGTATGTCGTCGAACTGGTGCGCGCCCTCGCGAAGCATCCGGAGGTGGGCCGCGTCGACCTCTTCACGCGGCAGGTCGCGGACAAGCGTGTCGGGGACGAGTATGCGCAGCCCGAGGAGGAGCTTTCGGAGTGTGCCCGTATCGTGCGCATCCCCTGCGGTCCGCGCCGCTACCTGCGCAAAGAGAACCTCTGGCCCTATCTGCCGGTCTTTGTCGATCACGCCCTCGGTCATTTCCGCCGGATGGGGCGACTGCCGGATGTCGTCCACGGTCATTACGCGGACGCGGGGTATGCGGGTTCGCAGCTCGCGCGTCTGCTCGGGGTGCCGTTTGTGTTCACCGGTCATTCGCTGGGCCGCATCAAGCGGCGCCGGCTGCTCGAGCAGGGCGCCGATCCCGAGCAGATCGACCGCAAGTACCGTTTTATCGAGCGTATCGAGGCCGAGGAGACCGCACTCGACACGGCTGCGCTGGTCTGCGCCAGCACCCGGCAGGAGGTGAGCGAGCAGTACGAGGAGTACGATTTCTACCGGCCGGACACGATGGAGGTGATCCCCCCCGGCGTCGATCTGAGCCGGTTCCGGGCTCCGGAGGAAAACTTCCGCTGCCGCATGGAGGGAGAGGTGGAGCGGTTTCTCCGCGATCCGGAAAAACCGGTGATCCTGGCGATGGCGCGTCCCGATGAGCGCAAGAACATCGAGACCCTGGTGCGCGCGTACGGAGAAAACGAAGCGCTGCGTGAACAGGCGAACCTCCTGCTGATCCTCGGAAACCGCGAGGACATCCGCAAATTCCCCGCGGCTCAGCGCAAGGTGCTGTTCCAGATCCTCTACCTGATCGATTACTATGATCTGTACGGCCACGTCGCCTTTCCCAAGCAGCACGATGCGGAGGACGTGCCGAATATCTACCGGATGGCGGCACGGCGGCGCGGCGTGTTCGTCAATCCCGCCTGGACGGAACCCTTCGGGCTTACCCTGATTGAAGCGTCCGCGAGCGGGCTGCCGATCGTGGCGACCAACGACGGCGGTCCGCGCGACATTATCGCCGCCTGCCGGAACGGGGTGCTGATCGATCCCTTCGACCCCGACGCGCTGAGCGAAGCCCTGCTGGAGGCGATCGGCGAACGGCGGCAATGGGAGACGTGGTCGAAAAACGGGATCAAGGGTTCGCGGGAGACCTTTTCGTGGGAGAGCCACGTGGAGCACTACCTGGCCGAGGTCCGTTCGCTGGTCAAGGGCGAGGGCAGGCGCGGCAGGATCTCGCTCCGCCGCCGGAGCCGTCTGCCGACGATCGACCGCGTGCTGATCACCGATGTGGATAACACGCTCACCGGCGACGAGGAAGGGTGCCTTGAACTGGTGCGCCTGCTGCATGATGCGGGCGATTACGTGGGGTTCGGGATCGCCACGGGACGTACCCGTAAAAGCGCGCTCAAGCTCCTCAAGGAGATCGGCGCGCCGACGCCGGATATCCTGATCACCTCCGCCGGATGCAACATCTACTACGGCGAGGACCTGCGCCCCGACCGCTCATGGCACCACCACATCGACCACTACTGGAACCCGGATCTCGTGCGCGCAATACTGGATGAACTGCCCGGAATCTATCCGCAGAAAAAAGGCGAGCAGGGGCGCTACAAGGTCAGCTACACGCTCGATCCTGAAAAAGGCCCCTCACTCAAGGAGCTTCGAGGTTTGCTCCGCCAGCGCAGGCTGCGCGTAAAGGTGATCTTTTCACTCGGGATGTACCTTGATATACTGCCGATCCGCGCGTCGACGGGTCTGGCGATTCGTTATCTCGCCCTGAAGTGGGGTCTGCCGCCGGAGCGGTTGCTCGTAGCCGGGGATTCGGGGAATGATGAGGAGATGCTGCGCGGGGAGACGCTGGGCGTCGTGGTCGGCAATTACAGTCCGGAACTCGAGGGTCTGCGCGGCGCGCCCCGAATCTATTTCGCCGAGGCCTCTCACGCACGGGGAATTATCGAAGGCCTGGAACACTACAGGTTCCTGGAGGAAATCGTCATACCGGAAGAAGAAGGGGATACGAATGTTTGA
- a CDS encoding dihydropteroate synthase — protein sequence MAEQKTSGTGGRDALILIGEKLHCTRVYRTDGKFVKKDGEDHYIRYRGGDGERLLPIPAGVTEGDLWQRGRVRQCAVAIAQGMRGAGEAAGLGVDYLRRLAQSQEADGAHFLDLNVDEYASDDGERREAMVWLCGIAQEASGLPLAIDSSSESVLRAGLGACDEDRARPMLNSVSLERMDAADLAAETGAEVVASAAGSETMPETAEDRLNNFENLVRALHDRGIGDERIHLDPLVMPVATDAGHGPAVLEAIRGARKRFGTEIHITGGFSNVSFGLPKRRLVNTVFARLCVEAGADGGIVDPAHINSGALDALDPEGTPFRLARDLLTGQDDFGMQFITAAREGEI from the coding sequence GTGGCGGAACAGAAGACATCGGGGACCGGGGGGCGTGATGCGCTGATATTGATCGGCGAGAAGCTGCACTGCACGCGGGTGTACCGCACGGACGGAAAATTCGTAAAGAAAGACGGAGAAGACCACTATATTCGTTACCGCGGCGGGGACGGGGAGCGTTTGCTGCCGATCCCGGCGGGAGTGACGGAGGGGGATCTGTGGCAGCGCGGAAGGGTGCGGCAGTGTGCGGTGGCCATCGCGCAGGGGATGCGCGGTGCCGGAGAGGCGGCCGGGCTGGGCGTCGATTATCTGCGCCGGCTGGCACAGTCCCAGGAAGCGGACGGCGCGCATTTTCTCGATCTCAATGTCGACGAATACGCCTCTGACGACGGAGAGCGGCGCGAGGCGATGGTCTGGCTGTGCGGAATCGCGCAGGAGGCCTCCGGCCTTCCGCTGGCGATCGATTCATCGAGCGAAAGTGTGCTGCGCGCAGGGCTCGGCGCCTGCGACGAAGACCGGGCGCGGCCGATGCTCAACTCCGTCTCGCTTGAGCGGATGGATGCGGCGGACCTGGCCGCGGAGACGGGCGCGGAGGTGGTGGCTTCGGCCGCCGGGAGCGAGACGATGCCGGAAACCGCGGAAGACCGGCTGAATAATTTTGAGAACCTGGTGCGGGCGCTTCACGACAGGGGCATCGGGGATGAACGCATTCATCTCGACCCGCTCGTGATGCCGGTGGCCACCGACGCGGGCCACGGGCCGGCCGTGCTCGAGGCAATCCGGGGCGCACGGAAACGCTTCGGAACGGAGATCCATATCACCGGCGGGTTCAGCAACGTCTCCTTCGGTCTGCCGAAACGCAGGCTGGTGAACACCGTGTTCGCCCGGCTGTGCGTGGAGGCGGGCGCCGACGGCGGCATCGTGGACCCGGCGCACATCAACTCCGGCGCGCTGGACGCGCTCGATCCGGAAGGAACGCCCTTCCGCCTCGCCCGCGACCTGCTTACCGGTCAGGA
- a CDS encoding PfkB family carbohydrate kinase, translated as MHERKPMQGRPVVIGEVLFDCFPDGTEVLGGAPFNVAWHLAGLGLEPLLISRVGADERGRRIESAMREWGMDLSGIQRDDIAPTGEVRITLDPDGGHSFEILPDQAYDAIDWGRAVGDAAGAGAALCCAGSLIRRYGHNARGLDRLLEEAGAPLFLDVNLRAPWWDRSSVRQQVAEARWVKLNDEEIGVLGDRGTESPEDMEAEARAWIDRFGLEAVILTRGGEGSSLVTASGVSRCPGSGNEGLVDTVGAGDGFSAMVIEGLMRGRSASDLQRRAAEFASKICRIRGATVSDTGLYAGLEE; from the coding sequence ATGCACGAGCGCAAACCCATGCAGGGGCGGCCGGTCGTAATCGGCGAGGTGTTATTCGACTGTTTCCCGGACGGGACGGAGGTTCTGGGCGGCGCGCCTTTCAACGTGGCGTGGCATCTGGCCGGGCTGGGGCTGGAGCCTCTGCTCATCAGCCGGGTCGGCGCGGATGAGCGCGGGCGGCGTATTGAAAGCGCCATGCGCGAGTGGGGAATGGATCTTTCCGGGATCCAGCGCGACGACATCGCTCCGACCGGGGAGGTGCGCATCACCCTCGATCCGGACGGCGGGCACAGCTTTGAAATCCTTCCCGATCAGGCCTATGACGCGATCGACTGGGGTCGCGCGGTCGGCGACGCGGCCGGAGCGGGGGCCGCGCTCTGTTGCGCGGGGAGTCTCATACGGCGGTACGGGCACAACGCGCGAGGACTCGACCGTCTCCTCGAAGAGGCCGGTGCGCCGCTGTTTCTCGATGTCAATCTGCGCGCGCCCTGGTGGGACCGGTCCTCGGTGCGTCAGCAGGTTGCGGAAGCCCGCTGGGTCAAGCTCAACGACGAGGAGATCGGGGTGCTCGGCGACCGCGGGACGGAGTCACCGGAGGACATGGAGGCGGAGGCGCGCGCGTGGATCGACCGCTTCGGGCTCGAGGCCGTGATCCTGACGCGCGGCGGCGAGGGGTCGTCGCTTGTGACGGCCTCCGGGGTCAGCCGGTGCCCGGGTTCGGGCAACGAGGGGCTCGTAGATACGGTCGGGGCGGGGGACGGATTCAGCGCGATGGTGATCGAGGGTCTTATGCGCGGGCGCAGTGCATCGGATTTACAGCGCCGGGCGGCGGAGTTCGCTTCGAAGATCTGCCGCATACGGGGCGCGACGGTTTCGGATACGGGTTTGTATGCCGGACTGGAGGAGTGA